The Saxibacter everestensis genome has a window encoding:
- a CDS encoding LamB/YcsF family protein, with protein MNGRIVDLNADMGESFGRWQLGDDAALLRIVSSANVACGFHAGDPSVLLSTCRSAAANGVVIGAQVGYRDLAGFGRRFMDVDPDELTADVLYQLSALDGLARVAGSKVRYLKPHGALYNAVVTHESQAAAIVTAITKYDASLPVLGLPDSALLRIAAEQGLRTVAEAFADRAYTAEGTLVSRREPESVLFDPHAVAERVLRIVTAGEVVAITGETVSVRPDSICLHSDTADAALIAAAVRSRLDDSDIRVRSFV; from the coding sequence ATGAATGGTCGGATAGTGGACCTCAACGCCGACATGGGCGAAAGCTTCGGTCGCTGGCAGCTTGGCGACGATGCCGCACTGCTCAGGATTGTCTCCAGTGCGAATGTCGCCTGCGGTTTCCACGCCGGCGATCCCTCCGTTCTGCTCTCGACCTGCCGGTCCGCGGCGGCGAACGGCGTGGTGATCGGGGCGCAGGTAGGGTATCGCGATCTGGCCGGCTTCGGGCGCCGATTCATGGATGTGGACCCCGATGAACTCACGGCGGATGTGCTCTATCAGCTGTCGGCCCTCGACGGTCTTGCCCGGGTTGCCGGGAGTAAGGTGCGCTACCTGAAACCACACGGCGCCCTGTACAACGCGGTGGTCACGCATGAATCGCAGGCAGCGGCCATCGTCACGGCAATCACGAAATACGATGCGTCTCTGCCCGTGCTCGGCCTGCCGGATTCGGCATTGCTGCGGATCGCGGCCGAGCAGGGACTACGCACGGTCGCCGAGGCGTTCGCCGACCGCGCCTACACGGCGGAGGGAACGCTGGTGTCAAGGCGCGAGCCGGAATCGGTGCTCTTCGATCCACATGCCGTGGCCGAACGGGTGCTGCGGATCGTCACGGCGGGCGAGGTGGTGGCGATCACCGGGGAGACAGTCAGCGTCCGCCCGGACTCGATCTGTCTGCATTCCGACACCGCCGATGCCGCGCTGATCGCCGCCGCCGTCAGGTCACGACTGGACGACAGCGACATCCGGGTCCGGTCGTTCGTATGA
- a CDS encoding 5-oxoprolinase subunit B family protein yields MTASRRILRYGEHGILVELDDLNSALGYYAALDASALPGIRQLVSGARTVLIDYDPVVVSAGSLKKQLEELESAEPDAAQASEILIPVTYAGADLDEVARHHGISTQAVVRAHTEANWTVAFTGFAPGFGYLVAEDWKLAMPRRETPRTVVPIGSVALAGEFSAVYPQDSPGGWQLIGSTAVQMFSPEAEPPALLVPGARVRFTIAQAG; encoded by the coding sequence ATGACCGCGAGCCGGCGGATCTTGCGCTACGGCGAGCACGGAATTCTGGTTGAGCTCGATGACCTGAACAGCGCGCTGGGCTATTACGCAGCGTTGGATGCGTCTGCCCTTCCCGGTATCCGCCAGCTGGTATCCGGCGCGCGTACGGTTCTGATCGACTACGACCCAGTCGTGGTGAGCGCCGGGTCGCTGAAAAAGCAACTGGAAGAGCTCGAATCCGCTGAACCGGACGCTGCCCAAGCCAGCGAGATCCTCATCCCGGTGACATACGCCGGCGCCGATCTGGATGAAGTTGCCCGGCACCATGGCATCAGCACGCAAGCCGTGGTCCGCGCGCACACCGAGGCGAACTGGACTGTCGCATTCACCGGTTTCGCGCCGGGCTTCGGCTACCTGGTCGCCGAGGACTGGAAGCTCGCCATGCCCAGACGCGAGACCCCGCGCACGGTCGTGCCGATCGGCTCGGTGGCACTGGCGGGCGAGTTCAGTGCCGTCTATCCGCAGGATTCGCCCGGCGGCTGGCAACTGATCGGCAGCACCGCGGTGCAGATGTTCTCGCCTGAGGCGGAGCCGCCCGCACTGCTGGTGCCCGGCGCCCGGGTGCGGTTCACGATTGCGCAGGCTGGCTGA
- a CDS encoding biotin-dependent carboxyltransferase family protein, with protein sequence MPALTVLAPGTLMTTQDAGRSGYARYGVGPSGPADRRSAALANRLVGNPGDATQLEATFGGFRLRANVTLTIAVTGALVELTVLRGQRRVGAATHSVLTLRPGDELRAGTPSAGLRNYIAVRGGLRSEPVLGSSSTDTLSGLGPRAVTAGQDFELAGSFAGWPVVDLAHWPAQLGRGTADLLLSVILGPRDDWFLAESIRLLFSQRWTVTTQSNRVAIRLDGKEPLTRTIAMELPSEGVLAGAIQVPADGKPIAFLADHPVTGGYPVIGVLDSGSLADAAQLRPGEHLRFEQKVVTW encoded by the coding sequence ATGCCGGCTCTGACAGTGCTCGCTCCGGGCACCCTGATGACCACTCAGGACGCCGGCCGAAGCGGCTATGCGCGCTATGGCGTCGGACCATCCGGCCCCGCCGACCGCAGAAGCGCCGCATTGGCGAACCGGCTGGTCGGCAATCCGGGGGACGCCACCCAGCTTGAGGCGACCTTCGGCGGCTTTCGGCTTCGGGCAAATGTCACCCTGACGATCGCCGTCACCGGAGCGCTGGTCGAACTGACAGTGCTCCGGGGACAGAGACGGGTCGGCGCGGCCACCCACAGCGTTCTCACCCTTCGCCCGGGGGATGAACTGCGCGCCGGAACGCCGTCCGCCGGACTCCGGAACTACATCGCGGTTCGCGGCGGGCTGCGGTCCGAACCGGTGCTTGGGAGCTCGAGTACCGACACATTGTCCGGCCTTGGGCCGCGCGCCGTCACTGCCGGCCAGGACTTCGAGCTGGCCGGTTCGTTCGCCGGCTGGCCGGTTGTGGATCTGGCGCACTGGCCGGCTCAGCTCGGCCGGGGCACCGCCGACCTGCTGCTGTCGGTAATCCTGGGACCGCGCGACGACTGGTTCCTCGCCGAGTCGATCCGGTTGTTGTTCTCCCAGCGCTGGACCGTGACAACGCAGTCCAACCGGGTCGCGATCCGGCTGGATGGCAAAGAGCCGCTGACGCGTACGATAGCGATGGAACTTCCGAGCGAGGGCGTGCTGGCCGGAGCGATCCAGGTACCGGCCGACGGGAAGCCGATCGCGTTCCTGGCAGATCATCCGGTAACCGGCGGCTATCCCGTCATCGGTGTGCTTGATTCCGGTTCGCTCGCAGACGCCGCGCAATTGCGTCCGGGGGAGCACTTGAGATTCGAACAGAAAGTTGTGACCTGGTGA